From a single Anaeromicrobium sediminis genomic region:
- a CDS encoding sodium-dependent transporter — MDTINTKNQKRDKWASKLGFILAAAGSAVGLGNLWKFPYSAGANGGGAFVMVYFLFLITIGFPLMLAAITLGRKTQLSAVGAYRSIKKKWAFVGGLGVVCGFFILAMYSTVGGWVIYYVIKALTGGLAEKNPQVLGEIFGEFITSPGISVAYQGLFLLLTLLIVLRGISSGIEKASKIMMPALFVIMIVIAIRALSLEGAYEGVKFLLVPDFSKINMSVIVNALGQVFFSLSIGMGVMVTYGSYFDRESNLLQAGTSIPILDTMVAILAGLATLPAVFALGFEASAGPGLMFVTLPAVFASMAFGNVFCILFFLLVLFAALTSSISMLEVCVSYFVDEKNVDRVKSSIIISIIIFIIGVPATLSMGPWSDLTILGNLNFFDFYDKLTSNILLTSGGLFLSIFVGWIWGADKAVEEIERNGTKFKLAPVWKFLIKFVVPPAVSIVLLNSFKEVLALIM, encoded by the coding sequence ATGGATACAATTAACACAAAAAATCAGAAAAGAGATAAATGGGCATCTAAATTAGGGTTCATACTTGCAGCTGCAGGATCAGCTGTAGGATTAGGTAATCTATGGAAGTTCCCTTATAGTGCAGGAGCTAATGGGGGTGGCGCCTTTGTTATGGTTTATTTTCTATTCCTAATTACAATAGGATTTCCCTTAATGCTTGCAGCCATAACATTGGGGAGAAAGACACAATTATCAGCAGTAGGTGCCTATAGAAGCATTAAGAAAAAATGGGCCTTTGTAGGTGGTTTAGGAGTTGTTTGTGGATTTTTCATATTAGCAATGTACAGTACTGTAGGTGGATGGGTAATATATTATGTAATAAAGGCTTTAACAGGTGGCCTTGCAGAAAAGAATCCTCAAGTACTAGGGGAAATATTTGGTGAATTTATTACATCGCCAGGAATAAGTGTTGCTTATCAAGGATTATTTTTATTATTAACCCTATTAATTGTTCTAAGAGGAATTAGTTCAGGTATAGAAAAAGCAAGTAAAATAATGATGCCAGCCCTATTTGTAATAATGATTGTAATAGCTATTAGAGCTCTTTCCTTAGAGGGAGCATATGAAGGAGTTAAATTCTTATTAGTACCTGATTTCTCTAAAATAAATATGAGTGTAATAGTAAATGCCCTAGGGCAAGTATTTTTCTCTCTTAGTATAGGTATGGGAGTTATGGTTACCTACGGAAGTTATTTTGATAGAGAATCTAATTTATTACAAGCAGGAACATCAATACCTATATTAGATACTATGGTAGCTATTCTTGCAGGACTAGCCACATTACCAGCAGTGTTTGCCCTAGGATTTGAGGCTTCAGCAGGACCTGGTCTTATGTTCGTCACACTACCAGCTGTATTTGCAAGCATGGCCTTTGGAAATGTATTTTGTATATTATTCTTCCTATTAGTATTATTTGCGGCTTTAACATCTTCAATCTCCATGTTAGAAGTGTGTGTATCATATTTTGTAGATGAAAAGAATGTAGATAGGGTAAAAAGCTCTATAATAATATCTATAATAATATTTATTATAGGAGTACCAGCTACTCTTTCCATGGGTCCTTGGAGTGATCTTACTATACTTGGAAATTTAAATTTCTTTGATTTTTATGATAAGTTAACATCTAATATTTTACTTACATCAGGTGGTTTATTCTTATCCATATTTGTAGGTTGGATATGGGGGGCTGATAAGGCCGTTGAAGAAATTGAAAGAAATGGTACTAAATTTAAATTAGCACCAGTGTGGAAGTTTTTAATTAAGTTTGTAGTTCCACCGGCAGTATCCATAGTATTATTAAACTCTTTTAAAGAAGTACTAGCCTTAATTATGTAA
- a CDS encoding flavodoxin domain-containing protein: protein MKSALIIYESRYGTTKDVARNLSYIIKNAHICKASEFHNNNRDYDLVIIGAPVYYDNLDERIYKFIEDNILWLKTKDIMVFCTCMSLENKHIYLKKIYNMLNKNIINTKALGGKIIINNLDKLDYYRMKNFTRINEMALNDMDNYDLKKIVEYGQYIKKIMNNELIEHEVR, encoded by the coding sequence TTGAAAAGTGCCCTTATCATTTATGAGAGCAGGTATGGTACTACTAAAGATGTTGCAAGGAACTTATCTTATATAATTAAAAATGCACATATATGTAAGGCAAGCGAATTTCATAACAATAATAGGGATTATGACTTAGTTATAATAGGTGCTCCTGTATATTATGATAATCTAGATGAAAGAATTTATAAGTTTATAGAGGATAATATACTTTGGCTAAAAACTAAGGATATAATGGTATTTTGCACATGTATGTCTTTAGAAAACAAACATATATATTTGAAGAAAATATATAATATGCTTAATAAAAATATTATCAATACAAAGGCCTTAGGAGGAAAAATAATAATTAATAACTTAGATAAATTAGATTATTATAGAATGAAAAACTTTACCAGGATAAACGAAATGGCTTTGAATGATATGGATAACTATGACCTAAAAAAGATAGTGGAATATGGTCAATATATAAAGAAAATAATGAACAATGAACTAATAGAACATGAAGTTAGATAA